ACTTGGCCGCCGTACAAcagaaggagcaggagctgctgcagacgCGGCGGCAGGAGCAGAGCCTCCTTGACCGGCTGCGGGAGGAGGCCGAGAGGGCCAAGCGTTTGGCCGAGGAAGCTGAGTTTGCCCGCAGCAAGGCTGAGCAGGATGCCAGCCTCTCTCGGCAGCGGGTGGAAGAGGCTGAGCGGCAGAAGCAGCGGGCAGAGGAAGAGGCACAGGCCAAGGCGCAGGCCCAGGCAGATGCGGAGAAGCTGCGCAAGGAGGCTGAGCTGGAGGCAGCAAAACGGGCACAGGCGGAGCAGGCGGCCCtgaggcagaagcagctggCAGATGCCGAGATGGAGAAACACAAGAAGTTCGCTGAGCAGACGCTGCGGCAGAAGGCGcaggtggagcaggagctgaCCAAGGTGAAGCTGCAGCTGGATGAGACGGACCACCAGAAAAGCATCCTGGACGAGGAGCTGCAGCGGCTGAAGGAGGAGGTGACTGACGCTGTGCGGCAGAAGGCCCAGGTGGAGGAGGAGCTCTTCAAGGTCCGGGTGCAGATGGAGGAGCTAGCAAAACTGAAGAGTCGGATTGAGGAGGAGAACAAGGCGCTGATCCTCAAGGACAAAGACAACACACAGAAGTTTctggcagaggaggctgagaagaTGAAGCAGGTGGCAGAGGAGGCTGCCCGGCTCAGTGTGGAGGCCCAGGAGGCTGCCCGCATGCGGAAGTTGGCTGAGGATGACCTGGCACAGCAACGGGCGCTGGCAGAAAAGATGCTCAAGGAGAAGATGCAGGCAGTACAGGAGGCCACACGGCTGAAGGCCGaggcagagatgctgcagaagcagaaggacCTGGCTCAGGAGCACGCCAagcggctgcaggaggacaaGGAGCAGATGCAGCAGCGCCTGGCCGAGGAGACTGAGGGCTTCCAGAAAACCCTGGAGGCTGAGCGCCGGCGGCAGCTGGAGATCACTGCCGAGGCTGAGCGCCTCAAGCTGCATGTGGCGGAAATGAGCATGGCCCAGGCCAAGGCTGAGGAGGAGGCCAAGCGATTCAAGAAGCAGGCGGAGGAGATCAGTGGGAGGCTGCACGAGACTGAGCTGGCCACACAGGAAAAGATGACGCTGGTGCACACTCTGGAGATCCAGCGGCAGCAAAGCGACCAGGATGCGGAGAAGCTGCGGAGGGCCATCGCCGAcctggagcaggagaaggagaagctgaagcAGGAGGCGGCGTTGCTGCAGCAGAAGGCGGAGGAGGTACTGGGTTACGGGTCCCCTTAGCGGTGGTGGTACGCAGGGCTACCTTCCTTCTCCCTAGCTGCCTCACACCGTGTCCCAGGACAGTGGGTGCATGAGTGGCTGGACGGGCTCTGGGAGCTGGCCTCAGCCCTTGAGTTGGCTGCTGGCCTCTGCCCGGGGGCGTCCTGCCATGCTCCTCTCTGCAGACAGgagctgtccccagctctgcgCCTCGGTAGCCGGGTGGCGAGTCCCTCATCCCGCAAAAGAGCTTGTCTTTTCCCTGCTCATTTCACCCATGTGTTGCCTGCTGTGGCTCCCTAACCCCAGTGCTGCTCCCTTAACCCTTAACCTGCGTAGCAGAGCGGTTGGGCGACGCATCCCTAACTAGCACGCGTCCCAGCGCAGCCCAGTAGCACCCTGCTGCCTGTCTTCCCATccccgctgccctgccagtgctGTCCTCCTGGGGGAACGTTGCCATCTGACTGTGCTGTCCTCTCTCCCACTCCAGATGCAGGTGGcccagcaggcacagctccGCCAGGAGACGCAGATCCTCCAGCAGACCTTCCTGACGGAGAAGGATGCCTTGCTGCAGAAGGAGAAGTTTATCGAGGAGGAGAAAGCTAAGTTGGAGAAGCTCTTTAAAGATGAAGTGGACAAAGCACAGAACctgaaggcagagcaggagcggcagcagaaggagatggagcaggagaagcagcaactgaaggccatgctGGATGAAGCCAAGAAGCAtcagaaggaagcagaggagaatGTTAGGCAtaagcaggaggagctgcagcagctggagagacAAcggcagcagcaagaaaaactccttgaagaggaaaacaagaagctTAGGGAGAGGCTCGAGCAGATGCAGGAAGAGCACAAGGCCGCCCTTGCCCAGACACGAGAGATCATGATCCAGACAGATGACCTGCCTGAGGAGGTTGTAGTTACGATGACACAGATGCCAGATATCAAAGCCGTGCCCAACGGCAGAGACGTGGTGGATGGCTTAGCACAAAATGGGGAGCCAGAGTTCGCCTTTGATGGCATCCGTCAGAAGGTATCTGCAGAGAAGCTAGCTGAGGCTGGCATATTGAGCAAGGAGAACTTAGACAAGTTGGTGAAGGGTGTTGTGAGTGTTGGTGAGCTCTCACAGAGGGAAGACGTCAAGAAGTACCTACAGGGCAAGAGCAGCATTGCTGGTTTGTTAATCAAACCCACCAATCAAAAGATGAGCATCTATGAAGCCATGAAGAAGAAGCTGCTCAGCCCAGGCACCGCGCTGGTCCTCCTGGAAGCGCAGGCTGCCTCTGGCTTCATAATTGACCCTGTGCGGAATGCGAGGCTCTCAGTGAACGAGGCGGTTAGAGAGGGAGTGATTGGGCCAGAATTGCACAATAAAATGCTGTCTGCTGAACGAGCAGTAACTGGCTACAAAGATCCTTACACGGGAGACAAGATCTCCCTCTTCCAGGCCATGAAGAAGGAGCTTATCGTCAAGGAGCATGGCATCCGCCTGCTCGAGGCCCAGATAGCCACCGGCGGCATCATCGACCCCGTGCACAGCCACCGCCTCCCCGTAGAAGCTGCCTACAAGCGTGGCTACTTTGACCAGGAGATGAACCAGATCCTCTCTGACCCCAGCGACGACACCAAAGGCTTCTTCGACCCCAACACACAGGAGAATCTCACCTACCTGCAGCTCATGGAGCGGTGTGTGACTGACCCGGACACAGGACTGTGCCTCCTTCCGCTCACTGACCAGGCggctgcagggagagagctGGTCTACACCGACCAAGAAGCCAAGGACGTCTTTAAGAAGGCCACAGTGACAGCACCATTTGGGAAGTTCCAAGGGAAGACGGTGACCATCTGGGAGATCATCAACTCTGAATATTTCACTGAGGACCAAAGGCGGGACCTGATCCAGCAGTACAGGACTGGCAAGATCACAGTGGAGAAGATCATTAAGATCATCATCACGGTTGTGGAGGAAAGTGAGAAGAAGAGCCAGATGTGCTTTGAGGGGCTCCGGGCCCCTGTGCCTGCCGCTGAGTTGCTGGAAAGCAAAATCATCAACAAGGACCTCTACAACCAGCTGCACCAGGGCAAGAAGTCTGTGAAGGATGTGGCGGAGATGGAGTCTGTGAGGCAGTACCTGAAGGGCACAGATGCCATTGCTGGCATCCTAGTGGAGTCAACTGGCCAGAAGCTCACCTTCTACGACGCCCTGAAGAGAAACCTGGTGAAGCCAGAGATCgccctgtccctgctggaggCGCAAGCTGCCACTGGCTACATCATTGACCCCATAAGGAACAAGCTGTTCTCTGTTGACGAGGCAGTGAAGGCTGAGGCTGTAGGGCCAGAGTTTCATGAGAAGCTGCTGTCCGCAGAGAAGGCTGTGACTGGCTACAAGGATCCCTATACAGGCCAGACAGTTTCCCTCTTCCAAGCGCTCAAGAAGGGGCTCATCCCTGGTGACACTGGGGTCCGTCTGCTGGATGTCCAGCTTGCCACTGGAGGCATCATCGACCCTGTGAATAGCCACCGGCTCCCGCTCGAGGTTGCCTACAAGCGAGGCTACTTTGATCCGGAGATGAACGAGGCTTTGTCTGCGGCCCATGATGAGATCAAAGCTTTCTATTGTCCCAACACCCAAGAACATGTCACCTATGCCCAGTTGCAGAAGAACTGCCACCGTGACAAGCAGACTGGCTTCTACCTGCTGCCCCTCTCGGACAGAGCCATCCAGTCACAGCAGGAGGAGATCTACACGGACAGCCAGGCAAAGGAGAGCTTTGATAAGGCAGTGGTGGAAGTCCCAGCAGGCAGCTTGAAGGGCCAGACAATGACTGTCTGGGAGCTGATCCACTCTGAGTACTTTACAGAGGAGCACCGTCGGGAGCTCCTCCGACAGTACAAGACTGGCAAAGTGACCATTGAGAAGATCATCAAGATTGTGATCACCATCATTGAGGAGACAGAGACCAAAAAGCAGGAGAAGCTGACGTTCAGCGGTCTCCGGGCACCTGTACCTGCCAGCGAGCTGGTGGAGTCCCGCATCATCAGCAAAGCCCAGTATGAGCAACTGAAAGAAGGTAAGAAATCAGTGAAAGAACTCGCCGAGACAGAGACAGTGAGGAGATTCCTGCATGGGAGTGACTGCATTGCCGGCATCTACGTGGAGGCGACCAAGGAGAAGCTGAACATCTATGAGGCTATGAAGAGGAACCTGCTGAGGTCCAGCACTGCTGTGGTCCTCCTGGAGGCCCAGGCAGCAACTGGGTTCTTGATTGACCCTGTGAAGAACAGGAAACTGTATGTCAACGAGGCAGTGAAGGCCGGCGTTGTCGGGCCTGAGCTGCACGAGAAGCTGCTGTCTGCTGAGAAGGCTGTCACTGGGTACAAGGACCCCTACTCGGGGAACACCATCTCACTCTTTGAGGCCATGAAGAAAGGACTAATTGTCAAGGAGCACGGCATCCGCCTGCTCGAGGCCCAGATCGCCACCGGTGGCATCATCGACCCCGTGCACAGCCACCGCCTCCCTGTGGAAGTGGCTTACAAGCGCGGCTACTTTGATGAGGAGATGAACCGGATCCTCTCTGACCCAACCGATGACACCAAGGGCTTCTTTGACCCCAACACGCATGAGAACCTCACCTACATGCAGCTGAAGGAGAGGTGCATCGAGGATCCTGAGACAGGCCTGTACCTGCTGCCTCTGCGGGAGCCTGAGAAGCCAACGGTGGTAGAGACCACCCACGTGTACACGGAGGCAGAGACGCGAAAGGTGTTTGAGGAGACACAGGTGGACATCCCCGTGGGCAGCAGGGCGGGTTCCTCTATGTCACTCTGGGAAATCATGCATTCAGACCTGCTGCCCgaggagcagaggaagcagctcATGGAGGAGTTCCAGTCAGGCCGTGTGTCCAAGGAGCGCATGATCATCATCATCATTGAGATCATCGAGAAGACTGAGATCATTCGGCAGCAGAATCTCACATCCTATGACTATGTCCGGCGCCGCATCACAGCCGAGGACCTCTATGAGGCCAAGATCATCTCTCAGGACATCTACAACCTACTGAAGCAGGGCTCCAAAACCTTCCGGGAGCTCTTGGATGTGGAGACTATCTGGAAGTATCTCTATGGGTCAGGCTGTGTTGCTGGCATCTACATCCCCTCTTCCAAGCAGAAACTCAGTATCTACCAGGCTTTGAAGAAGGGGCTGATCAGCTCTGAGGTGGCCCGCTCCCTCCTGGAGGCCCAGGCAGCCACTGGCTTCATGATTGACCCCATAAAGAACGAGATGCTGACTGTCGATGAAGCCGTCAGGAAAGGCTTGGTGGGGCCTGAAATCCATGACCGACTCCTGTCCGCAGAGAGGGCTGTGACAGGTTACAGAGACCCATACAGTGAACAGAAGATTTCCATCTTCCAGGCCATGAAGAAAGACCTCATTCCTAGCGAAGAGGCCCTCAAGCTCCTGGATGCCCAGATAGCCACTGGTGGCATCATTGACCCACACCTGGGCTTCCATCTGCCCCTGGAGGTGGCCTGCCAGCGGGGCTTCATCAACAAGGACACGTATGACATGCTGTCTGAGCCCAGTGAGGTGCGAAGCTATGTGGATCCATCCACAGATGAGAAGCTCAGCTACACACAGCTCCTGAAGCGGTGCCGCAAAGATGAGACCAGcgggctcctcctgctcccactcTGCGACACGAGGAAGCTCACCTTCCGGGGGCTGCGGAAGCAGATCACCGTGGAGGAGCTGGTCCGCTCGCAGGTGATGGATGAAGCCACCGCCCAGCGCCTCCAGGAGGGCCTCACTTCCATCGAGGAGGTCTCCAAGAACCTAAAGAAGTTCCTGGAGGGCACCAGCTGCATTGCTGGTGTCTTCGTGGATTCCACGAAGGAGCGGCTGTCCGTGTACCAGGCCATGAAGAAGGGCATCATCAGGCCAGGCACTGCGTTTGAGCTCCTGGAGGCGCAGGCGGCCACGGGGTACGTGATTGACCCCATCAAGGGCCTCAAGCTGACTGTGGAGGAGGCTGTGCGGATGGGCATTGTGGGCCCTGAGTTCAAGGACAAGTTGCTCTCTGCTGAGAGGGCGGTCACTGGCTACCGGGATCCCTACACTGGAAAGCTCATCTCCCTATTCCAGGCCATGAAGAAGGGTCTGATCCTGAAGGACCATGGGATCCGCTTGCTCGAGGCCCAGATTGCCACAGGAGGCATAATTGATCCTGAGGAGAGCCATCGCCTCCCTGTGGAGATTGCCTACAAGAGGGGCCTTTTCGACGAGGAGATGAATGAGATCCTACTAGATCCCAGTGATGACACCAAGGGCTTCTTTGATCCGAACACAGAGGAGAACCTCACCTACCTGCAGCTCATGGAGCGGTGCATAACTGACCCAGAGACCggcctctgcctcctgcccctgAAGGAGAAGAAGCGTGAGAGGAAGACCTCCTCCAAGTCCTCTGTCCGCAAGCGCAGGGTTGTGATCGTCGACCCAGAGACAGGCAAGGAGATGTCCGTGTACGAAGCCTATCGCAAGGGCCTCATCGACCACCAGACCTACCTGGAGCTGTCAGAACAGGAGTGCGAGTGGGAGGAGatcaccacctcctcctctgatggCGTGGTGAAGTCCATGATCATCGACAGGCGCTCGGGGCGCCAGTACGACATAGATGATGCCATCAGCAAGGGCCTGATCGACCAGTCGGCCCTGGACCAGTACCGCTCAGGCACCCTTTCCATCACTGAGTTTGCAGACATGCTCTCTGGCAACATGGGTGGCTTCCGGTCACGATCGTCTTCTGTGGGCTCGTCTTCCTCCTATACTGTCAGCCCGGCCCCCTTGAGAACGCAGATGTGGAGTGACCCAACCGAGGAGACTGGGCCGGTGGCAGGCATCCTGGACACAGACACTCTGGAGAAGGTGTCCATCACGGAGGCAATGCACCGCAACCTTGTAGACAACATCACGGGGCAGAGACTGCTGGAAGCCCAGGCCTGCACCGGGGGCATCATTGACCCCAACACTGGGGACAAGTGCTCTGTTGCGGATGCGGTGAACAAGGGCCTGGTTGACAAAATCATGGTGGACCGCATCAACCTGGCACAGAAGGCCTTCTATGGCTTCGAGGACCCGCGGACCAAGACGAAGATGTCAGCGGCCCAGGCCCTGAAGAAGGGCTGGCTATACTACGAGGCCGGGCAGCGCTTCCTGGAGGTGCAGTACCTGACAGGGGGCCTGATCGAGCCTGATGTCGAGGGCCGGGTCTCCTTGGATGAGGCACTGCAGAAGGGCACCATCGATACACGCACGGCCCAGAAGCTGCGGGACGTGAACACCTACTCCAAGTATCTCACCTGCCCCAAAACCAAGCTGAAGATCTCCTACAAGGACGCAATGGACCGGAGCATGATCGAGGACGGGACCGGCTTGCGGCTGCTGGAGGCCTCCTCCCAGTCCAGCAAGGGCTACTACAGCCCCTACAACGTCAGCAGTGCTGGATCCACCTCCGGCTCGCGGTCGGGCTCCCGGACGGGATCCAGGTCGAGCTCCAGGCGAGGGAGCTTCGACGCCACCAGCTCTGGCTTCTCCATGACctactcttcctcctccttctcgTCCTCCAGCTTTGGGCGCAGATACATGGCAGGTCCCCAGAGTGCGGTGGATGCAGGAGACTCCTCCGTCACCCCATCCCTCCTGAGCGGGCGCTGCGGGCAGCAGGCGAgtgtggcagggctgtgggggccTCCGCTCAGCGTGGCGTGAGGCTGCCTGCCCCGTCCAGCCTCTGAGGAGCCCGCCCGCCTCTCCTGCTCCGCATGTTGCAATGCTGCTGGCTaatcactattattattattttttaatttttaaactcCATTCTTCCAAAGCAGTGCCTAAAGTTTAACCAAAAAGactaatatattaatatatacgATTGTTCTGACAGTATTTGTATATTAAGAGATGTGAGAGAGAACACACTACCCTCCCAGATCCGCAGCCCCGGGAGCTTGCTGCCGTTCGtgccctctgcagagcagatcCTGCCCAGCCACTCGGACGCAGCGAAGCAGAacctgaaaacagttttgtgtttttgatCTAACCACTTAGCAACTCTTTTGTAATTAAAACCTACCGGCTTCACCCCCGCACCGTGAAGGAGGAGACGGCGCTGTCCCTGCGGCATGCCTGGCTGGGACGGAGGAGGACGCTGCCACAGGCTCCCCCACCACTCAGCACTGGGCAGCCCGATCCCGTGCACCACTCTGGAGCCACCCGGACCCTTCCACCTGCCCTCAGCACGGCACAGGGGCTCTGCGCCCCCTCCcgagctgccccagctcctttCCTTGGCTTCCCGGCACAGCCCTGCCGCCACCACGGACCCGGTGCCCCGACCGTAAGTGCGCGCTGGCGCTGCCCGCTGCTTCCGTGCCGTGCGGAGGGAGCTGCCCCGCACCGCCGCTGCGCCCACCCAGGGGCTTCGCTGTGTGCCCACCACCTCCGCCAGCCCGCCCGCTCGCTTGGCTTGCCCCACGCGCAGCTGTGTGGCCGCCAGCTGGCGGCGGCACCTGCACCTCGCTGTCTATCTATCTGTCTGTCTCTCCGTGTATCTGGGAAGTGCTCCGCACAAGGTCTGTTTCTTAACGCTGACGTAGCCTAACAAActggcagctgctcagcagagcccATGCTGGAGCCCTGCTGACTCCTTGCTGCCAAAGCCAGCCTGGATCTGTGCGTGCTGCGCGTGGTTTCTGCACCCAGGCCCCAGCCCACTGCCCGGCTGCACGTCTGCCCCTCGCCGAGGCTCCTCCAGCCGTGGGAGCCTCTGTGTGGGGCGGGCCTGGAGCGCGCTCTGGCTGGAAGGAAAGCGGATCTTAAAACCGGTCTCCTCTTTCCTATGGGAATTCCTTTCCTCTtggctttcctctccttcccatcaCCCGCAATAACGTGCTCTCTCTCTGGCAGATGTCTTTTTCCAGTCCCACCAAAGATGTCCCCTTGCCACTGGGCGAGTTCCTCAGCTGGGTCTCCGACGTTAGCAGGTCGTGGATCGGCTCGAGGGGAGCCCTGGACATGGCAGTGCCTCGGCTGAGCTCACCTGCACAGGTAATGCTGACCTTTCCCTACTCTCGGGGGCTTCCCGTGGTCCTGCAGCttgcggggctgctgctgggctgctgctggggggggtcGGCACGTCCTCCAGACTGTGACTGTGAAATGGCCACGGGGCATTGCTTTCCTCCAAGCACGTGCAGGGGTAGCATGGCCGGCGGTGGAGGCTTTTCAGCCATGGCCGTGCCAGAGCAGTTCTGGCTACTCCCACGAGCTCCCGCTGTGCCCAGGCTCCACGGGGCGAGCAGGCTGGTGTGGGGCGGGCACGTGGCGCTGCCGGCTGGGCTCAGTGGCTTCATATCATGGGCCAGTCCTCCTGTCTCATCCCATCTTTTCTGTTCGCTTTGTTTTAGTGTTGCTGGATGTCCATCCCAACTCCCCTCACCGCTGCCACGGAGCCCGTACCCCAGTGCTGGGGCAAGTGGGACCGCACTTGAGGACACTGGGAAATGCTCCCTCTCCCTTTGCGCTTGCCAGATCCCCGCTCAGAGACCTGGGGCCATGCTGCCCAGGTGCAGGAGGTGCTCCGCAGCACGGGAGCCCCTGACTAACCAGCCGCCCCTGCCCCCTGGCAGCG
The genomic region above belongs to Cygnus atratus isolate AKBS03 ecotype Queensland, Australia unplaced genomic scaffold, CAtr_DNAZoo_HiC_assembly HiC_scaffold_53, whole genome shotgun sequence and contains:
- the PLEC gene encoding plectin isoform X9, translating into MAEESSSGSSSSPSPGDTLPWNLAKHQRTKRTKATAGNGTVLDPAERAVIRIADERDRVQKKTFTKWVNKHLIKAQRHVNDLYEDLRDGHNLISLLEVLSGDTLPREKGRMRFHKLQNVQIALNYLKHRQVKLVNIRNDDIADGNPKLTLGLIWTIILHFQISDIQVTGQSEDMTAKEKLLLWSQRMVEDYQGLRCDNFTTSWRDGRLFNAIIHRHKPMLIDMNKVYRQSNLENLDQAFTVAERDLGVTRLLDPEDVDVPQPDEKSIITYVSSLYDAMPRVPDVQDGVKANELQLRWQEYYEVVTLLLQWIRHHTVLFEERRFPASYEEIEILWRQFLKFKETELPAKEADKNRSKAIFQSLEGAVLSGQLKVPLGYHPLDVEKEWGKLHVAILEREKLLRAEFERLERLQRIVSKLQMESGLCEEQLNQADTLLQSDIRLLNAGKAPQKAAEIERDLDKADAMIRVLFNDVQTLKDGRHPQGEQMYRRVYRLHERLVAIRTEYNLRLKSGAPVAAQAPAALGQRPRQELDDATLRYLQDLLAWVEENQRRLGAAEWGVDLPTVESHLGSHRGLHQSIEEFRAKIERARADEAQLSPGPRNAYRECLGKLDLQYAKLLNSSKSRLRHLESLHAFVSAATKELMWLNEKEEEEVNFDWSDRNPNMTAKKENYSGLMRELELRERKIKEIQSTGDRLLREEHPGRQTVEAFQAALQTQWSWMLQLCCCIEAHLKENSAYFQFFADVKEAEEFLRKMQENMKKKYSCDRSITVTRLEDLLQDCADTKDQLSEYQGQLAGLARRAKAIVQLKPRSPAAPLKGRLPIQAVCDYKQMEITVHKNDECALLSNAQPYKWKVLSAAGSESIVPSVCFLVPPPNKEALEAVHRLEAAHQQLLVLWHQLHLDMRSLLSWQYLIRDIQQIQSWSHLTFRTMQVEECRQVLRSLETHYQDFMRDSQDSQSFQPDDRLQVEREYNACTQKYELLLRSQEKGEQDESLCKNYISQLKDIRLQLEGCETRTIHKIRLPLDKDPVKECAQRITEQQQIHLELEGIKKSLDKVSEKTEKVLAQPEQASSAPVLRSELEITLQKMDQVYSLSSIYLEKLKTINLVIRSTQGAEELVKKYEDQLKNVQTVPADLKELEASKAELKRLRVQVEGHQPFFSTLETDLSKAKDVNERMVRGHSERDVDLDRYRERVQQLLERWQAVLTQIDLRQRELDQLGRQLRYYRESCDGLLQWIQDAKQRQEKIQAVPITDSKTVREQLLQEKKLLEECDRNKEKVEECQRYAKQYIDAIKDYELQLVTFKAQVEPVASPAKKPKVQSASDSIIQEYVDLRTRYSELTTLTSQYIKFITETLRRLEEEEMQVAQQAQLRQETQILQQTFLTEKDALLQKEKFIEEEKAKLEKLFKDEVDKAQNLKAEQERQQKEMEQEKQQLKAMLDEAKKHQKEAEENVRHKQEELQQLERQRQQQEKLLEEENKKLRERLEQMQEEHKAALAQTREIMIQTDDLPEEVVVTMTQMPDIKAVPNGRDVVDGLAQNGEPEFAFDGIRQKVSAEKLAEAGILSKENLDKLVKGVVSVGELSQREDVKKYLQGKSSIAGLLIKPTNQKMSIYEAMKKKLLSPGTALVLLEAQAASGFIIDPVRNARLSVNEAVREGVIGPELHNKMLSAERAVTGYKDPYTGDKISLFQAMKKELIVKEHGIRLLEAQIATGGIIDPVHSHRLPVEAAYKRGYFDQEMNQILSDPSDDTKGFFDPNTQENLTYLQLMERCVTDPDTGLCLLPLTDQAAAGRELVYTDQEAKDVFKKATVTAPFGKFQGKTVTIWEIINSEYFTEDQRRDLIQQYRTGKITVEKIIKIIITVVEESEKKSQMCFEGLRAPVPAAELLESKIINKDLYNQLHQGKKSVKDVAEMESVRQYLKGTDAIAGILVESTGQKLTFYDALKRNLVKPEIALSLLEAQAATGYIIDPIRNKLFSVDEAVKAEAVGPEFHEKLLSAEKAVTGYKDPYTGQTVSLFQALKKGLIPGDTGVRLLDVQLATGGIIDPVNSHRLPLEVAYKRGYFDPEMNEALSAAHDEIKAFYCPNTQEHVTYAQLQKNCHRDKQTGFYLLPLSDRAIQSQQEEIYTDSQAKESFDKAVVEVPAGSLKGQTMTVWELIHSEYFTEEHRRELLRQYKTGKVTIEKIIKIVITIIEETETKKQEKLTFSGLRAPVPASELVESRIISKAQYEQLKEGKKSVKELAETETVRRFLHGSDCIAGIYVEATKEKLNIYEAMKRNLLRSSTAVVLLEAQAATGFLIDPVKNRKLYVNEAVKAGVVGPELHEKLLSAEKAVTGYKDPYSGNTISLFEAMKKGLIVKEHGIRLLEAQIATGGIIDPVHSHRLPVEVAYKRGYFDEEMNRILSDPTDDTKGFFDPNTHENLTYMQLKERCIEDPETGLYLLPLREPEKPTVVETTHVYTEAETRKVFEETQVDIPVGSRAGSSMSLWEIMHSDLLPEEQRKQLMEEFQSGRVSKERMIIIIIEIIEKTEIIRQQNLTSYDYVRRRITAEDLYEAKIISQDIYNLLKQGSKTFRELLDVETIWKYLYGSGCVAGIYIPSSKQKLSIYQALKKGLISSEVARSLLEAQAATGFMIDPIKNEMLTVDEAVRKGLVGPEIHDRLLSAERAVTGYRDPYSEQKISIFQAMKKDLIPSEEALKLLDAQIATGGIIDPHLGFHLPLEVACQRGFINKDTYDMLSEPSEVRSYVDPSTDEKLSYTQLLKRCRKDETSGLLLLPLCDTRKLTFRGLRKQITVEELVRSQVMDEATAQRLQEGLTSIEEVSKNLKKFLEGTSCIAGVFVDSTKERLSVYQAMKKGIIRPGTAFELLEAQAATGYVIDPIKGLKLTVEEAVRMGIVGPEFKDKLLSAERAVTGYRDPYTGKLISLFQAMKKGLILKDHGIRLLEAQIATGGIIDPEESHRLPVEIAYKRGLFDEEMNEILLDPSDDTKGFFDPNTEENLTYLQLMERCITDPETGLCLLPLKEKKRERKTSSKSSVRKRRVVIVDPETGKEMSVYEAYRKGLIDHQTYLELSEQECEWEEITTSSSDGVVKSMIIDRRSGRQYDIDDAISKGLIDQSALDQYRSGTLSITEFADMLSGNMGGFRSRSSSVGSSSSYTVSPAPLRTQMWSDPTEETGPVAGILDTDTLEKVSITEAMHRNLVDNITGQRLLEAQACTGGIIDPNTGDKCSVADAVNKGLVDKIMVDRINLAQKAFYGFEDPRTKTKMSAAQALKKGWLYYEAGQRFLEVQYLTGGLIEPDVEGRVSLDEALQKGTIDTRTAQKLRDVNTYSKYLTCPKTKLKISYKDAMDRSMIEDGTGLRLLEASSQSSKGYYSPYNVSSAGSTSGSRSGSRTGSRSSSRRGSFDATSSGFSMTYSSSSFSSSSFGRRYMAGPQSAVDAGDSSVTPSLLSGRCGQQASVAGLWGPPLSVA